The Limnospira fusiformis SAG 85.79 genomic interval TTAGGGGAACATTATCTTTAGTAATTGCCTCTTGTTTGGGAATATCTAACAGCCTCTCCCGCAAAGTATCATAGTGTACTATTTTTTCAATCACCGGGATCACAAACTGTAAGCCAGGCTTCAGAGTTCGGTTATATTTCCCTAACCGAGCCACTAATGCTTCGTCTCCATCACTGATAATTCTAATTGAGGAATTTACCCCAAATCCAATGCCTAACGAAATCAATAGCGCGAGGATATACTGAGCCATAGAACCTCACATTTATCTGATAATTTTAAAGTTAGTTTAACCTATCCAGTCACACCCTGCCATTGATTATAGCACAATTTTGGCTAACAGTAAATATATCCACTTAACATTTACCATATTTACTGTTAACTTTTAGGTAACTTCTCAAGTCTCTGGTGAGTGAGATGGATAATTTACTGATTTGACTCCGACTCGGTTTCCGGTTCCACCTCAACAGTTTTAGCTGTTTCTGTTAACTGAGCCGCAATATCTTCTTTAATAGCACGGCGATAAAGTTTTCCCTCAAATTTCGCCAATTCCTCACATACCTTTTCTACCCAAGTTTGTTCTACCAAAGCAATTAAAGCAGAACTACCAGGGGTTAAAGACTCCGATAAATCCTTGAGGTCTTCTTGGGGGAAACCCAAATCAATAAAGTGGGTAACTAAAGCCCCAACACCCGCACCGCCAGCAGTCATAGCAATTACGCCTAAAGCACCAATGGGATTAAATAAAGCAATTAATCCAGCGGTGATACCCCCCATAATTGCACCCCCACGCGGGCCAGTGTCTCCGGTTTCACTAATGGAAACTTTGCCTTTTTCATTCTTGACCATGACCGCCGCATTAACAATCAAAATAATGCCAGCGCGCTGCATATCTTTAAGGACTTTCAGAACTTCCTTGGCTTGATTTTTGTCATTATATGCAGCAACAATTAGAGTTGTAGGGGTTTCGATTGAGGTCATGTGATTTGGCTCCTGTAGAAGAGTTAACTAAAATATGACCAACTCTAGCACAATGGAGACAATCACAGTACAATAGTTTCAGCCAAGGAGAGTAAGTGGTCATCAGGGCCTGTTTGACCTGCCCGCCAAATATCTCTAACGGACTCCCCAAATAACGATAACGTTCAATGACACATCTACAAATGGGAACCCTATATATTGTTGGTACTCCCATAGGGAACCTAGATGATATAACATTTCGGGCTTTGCAGACTTTAAAATCCGTGGATCTCATTGCGGCGGAAGATACCCGCCACACCGGGAAATTACTACATCACTTTCAGATTGAAACGCCCCAAATTAGCTACCATCAACATAACCAAAGCCGTCGGCTTCCTGAATTAATCGATCGCCTTAATGGTGGAAGTGCGATCGCTATAGTAACTGATGCGGGAATGCCGGGAATTTCTGACCCCGGTACCGAGTTGGTACAAGCCTGTATCGAAGCTGGTGTTCCTGTAGTTCCCATTCCTGGTGTTAGCGCCTGTTTAACCGCACTGAGTGGGTCGGGACTACCAACCGATCGCTTTGTGTTTGAAGGCTTTTTACCCGCCAAAGGTAAAGACCGCCAAAAACGCCTAGAAGCCTTGCGTTCCCAGTGTCGGACC includes:
- a CDS encoding DUF1269 domain-containing protein, which gives rise to MTSIETPTTLIVAAYNDKNQAKEVLKVLKDMQRAGIILIVNAAVMVKNEKGKVSISETGDTGPRGGAIMGGITAGLIALFNPIGALGVIAMTAGGAGVGALVTHFIDLGFPQEDLKDLSESLTPGSSALIALVEQTWVEKVCEELAKFEGKLYRRAIKEDIAAQLTETAKTVEVEPETESESNQ
- the rsmI gene encoding 16S rRNA (cytidine(1402)-2'-O)-methyltransferase, with amino-acid sequence MTHLQMGTLYIVGTPIGNLDDITFRALQTLKSVDLIAAEDTRHTGKLLHHFQIETPQISYHQHNQSRRLPELIDRLNGGSAIAIVTDAGMPGISDPGTELVQACIEAGVPVVPIPGVSACLTALSGSGLPTDRFVFEGFLPAKGKDRQKRLEALRSQCRTMILYESPHRLRQTLSDLIDILGDDHGVVIARELTKLHEEFWRGSLGGAAEYYQNREVRGELTIAIAPVTPTTPTLSEEDILAQLQQLLQQGLSRSQASRQLAENLSLSRRQIYQLALTLADQ